CCAGGGAAACAGCCACATGCGCAACGTCAGCTCGACGTTCTGCCTGATCAGCAACCGCCGCATGCGCAGTTGCGAGATGGCGATCACCAGGTATACCAGCAACGCGATGGCACCTGAACTGGCAAGCAGAAACTGGAACAGGCCCGCGGGCATGAAGTAACTCAACAGCGTCACCCCGGCTCCGATGATGGTGCTGGCAATCACCGCGGCCCTGGGCACGCCCGCCGCTGAAGTGATTTTGAGGGCGCGTGGCGCATCGCCGCGTTTACCCAGGGAGAACAGCATGCGCGACGAGATGTAGATCGAAGAGTTCATGCAACTGGCGACAGCGATCAGCACCACCACGTCGACCATGAACTTGGCGTTGGGGATGTTCATCAGCTCCAACGCACGCTGGTAAGAGCCCACGGACGCCAGCAGCGGGTCGTTCCACGGCACCACGGAGATGACGACCGAGATCGACAACAGGTAGAACACGCCGATGCGCCAGATCACCGAACGTGTGGCCCTGGCGATGTTCTGTGCCGGGTTGTTCGATTCGGCGGCGGCAATCGTCACCGCCTCGGTACCGATGAAACTGAACATGATCGTGATGAACGCCCCCACCACCGCCGACAGGCCATTGGGGGCAAAGCCGCCGTGCTCCTGCATCAGCCGGCTCAAGCCACTGGCTTCGCGATCAGGGATCCAGCCCATCAGCACACTGAAACCCAGGCCAATGAAACCGACGATGGCGATGACCTTGGCCATCGCGAACCAGAACTCGAACTCGCCATATTTGGCAACGCTGAACAG
Above is a genomic segment from Pseudomonas sp. R5-89-07 containing:
- a CDS encoding amino acid permease, producing MNSLNCNGSNGQLAQGFKPRHVTMLSIAGIIGAGLFVGSGHAIAAAGPAVLLAYLCSGLLVVLVMRMLGEMAVARPDTGSFSTYADQAIGRWAGFTIGWLYWWFWVLVIPIEALAAGHVLNQWFPQIDAWLFALLSIIVLVITNLFSVAKYGEFEFWFAMAKVIAIVGFIGLGFSVLMGWIPDREASGLSRLMQEHGGFAPNGLSAVVGAFITIMFSFIGTEAVTIAAAESNNPAQNIARATRSVIWRIGVFYLLSISVVISVVPWNDPLLASVGSYQRALELMNIPNAKFMVDVVVLIAVASCMNSSIYISSRMLFSLGKRGDAPRALKITSAAGVPRAAVIASTIIGAGVTLLSYFMPAGLFQFLLASSGAIALLVYLVIAISQLRMRRLLIRQNVELTLRMWLFPWLTYLVIAFICAALAVMMVTPEHRTEVSSTIGLALVISFIGLVTSRQQGQAVKTVALEQP